A stretch of Antennarius striatus isolate MH-2024 chromosome 6, ASM4005453v1, whole genome shotgun sequence DNA encodes these proteins:
- the tmem91 gene encoding transmembrane protein 91 — MENLDELEHPLLGESPNNGCTSGQVLGPGNGQAPGGMFKGILVKCEEDRAYPPFTWRSYCGHPPELQQQQLLDPCSLPRTLESFYPPAPIWGNTDSLLSKDYLETTFVDIQPGSMLERKLLAEAQDFHSVSYSMDDEDDLLPDSDDSSIDDFSDTDSESNFPLMIPQDYLGLAFFSMLCCFWPLGIAAFYLSQKTNKASAQGDFQGATAASRQALWLSVLSIVFGIITYICAIAALISYLSGKPP, encoded by the exons ATGGAGAATCTAGATGAGCTGGAGCACCCCCTTCTGGGAGAAAGCCCTAATAACGGCTGCACGTCAGGCCAGGTGCTGGGGCCCGGGAATGGACAGGCCCCTGGAGGAATGTTCAAGGGTATCCTGGTTAAGTGTGAGGAGGACAGGGCCTACCCACCGTTCACATGGAGGAGCTACTGCGGACATCCTCctgagctccagcagcagcagctactGGACCCTTGCTCCCTACCTCGTACACTAGAGTCCTTTTACCCACCTGCCCCCATCTGGGGCAACACAGACTCGCTTCTTAGCAAAGACTACTTGGAGACCACATTTGTGGACAttcagcctggctccatgctgGAGAGGAAGCTGTTGGCAGAGGCGCAGGACTTCCACAGTGTGTCCTACAGCatggatgatgaggatgacctGCTTCCTGACTCTGAT GACTCATCCATTGATGACTTCAGTGATACAGACAGTGAGAGCAACTTTCCACTGATGATACCTCAGGACTACCTGGGTTTGGCCTTTTTCTCCATGCTCTGCTGCTTCTGGCCCCTTGGCATTGCTGCCTTCTACCTTTCACAGAAG ACCAACAAGGCATCGGCTCAGGGGGATTTTCAGGGGGCCACCGCGGCGTCTCGCCAGGCTCTGTGGCTCTCAGTGCTCTCCATTGTGTTTGGAATCATAACGTACATTTGTGCCATTGCTGCGCTGATTTCCTACCTGTCTGGAAAACCACCGTAA